The following are encoded together in the Chlorocebus sabaeus isolate Y175 chromosome 12, mChlSab1.0.hap1, whole genome shotgun sequence genome:
- the PTGDS gene encoding prostaglandin-H2 D-isomerase, producing MATHHTLWMGLVLLGLLGGLQAAPEAQVSVQPNFQPDKFLGRWFSAGLASNSSWLQEKKAALSMCKSVVAPAADGGFNLTSTFLRKNQCETRTMLLQPAGSLGSYSYRSPHWGSTYSVSVVETDYDHYALLYSQGSKGPGEDFRMATLYSRTQTPRAELKEKFTAFCKAQGFTEDTIVFLPQTDKCMTEQ from the exons ATGGCTACTCATCACACGCTGTGGATGGGACTGGTCCTGCTGGGGCTGCTGGGCGGCCTACAGGCAGCACCCGAGGCCCAGGTCTCCGTGCAGCCCAACTTCCAGCCGGACAAG TTCCTGGGGCGCTGGTTCAGCGCGGGCCTCGCCTCCAACTCGAGCTGGCTCCAGGAGAAGAAGGCAGCGCTGTCCATGTGCAAGTCGGTGGTGGCCCCTGCCGCGGATGGTGGCTTCAACCTGACCTCCACCTTCCTCAG GAAAAACCAGTGTGAGACCCGAACCATGCTGCTGCAACCCGCGGGGTCCCTCGGCTCCTACAGCTACCGGAGTCCCC ACTGGGGCAGCACCTACTCTGTGTCAGTGGTGGAGACCGACTATGACCACTACGCCCTGCTGTACAGCCAGGGCAGCAAGGGCCCCGGCGAGGACTTCCGCATGGCCACCCTCTACA GCCGAACCCAGACCCCCAGGGCTGAGTTAAAGGAGAAATTTACCGCCTTCTGCAAGGCCCAGGGCTTCACAGAGGATACCATTGTCTTCCTGCCCCAAACCG ATAAGTGCATGACGGAACAATAG
- the LCN12 gene encoding epididymal-specific lipocalin-12 isoform X2, translating to MRLPCGLWLWLSLLKVLQGQTPRPPPLPPPMQSFQGNQFQGEWFVLGLAGNSFRPEHRALLNPFTATFELSDNGRFEVWNAMTRGRHCDTWSYVLIPAAQPGQFTVDHGVEPGADREETRVVNSDYTQFALMLSQRHTSNLAILRISLLGRNWLLPPGTLDQFVCLSRAQGLSDDNIVFPDVTDWSPHASVC from the exons ATGAGGCTGCCATGTGGCTTGTGGCTATGGCTTTCCTTGCTGAAAGTCCTGCAGGGCCAGACCCCAAGACCCCCGCCACTCCCGCCCCCGATGCAGAGCTTCCAAGGAAACCAG TTCCAGGGGGAATGGTTTGTCCTGGGCCTGGCGGGCAACAGCTTCAGGCCGGAGCACAGGGCGCTGCTGAACCCTTTTACCGCAACTTTCGAGCTAAGTGACAATGGCCGCTTTGAAGTGTGGAATGCCATGACTCG AGGCCGGCACTGTGACACGTGGTCTTATGTGCTGATACCGGCAGCCCAGCCCGGGCAGTTCACGGTGGACCACGGTGTGG AGCCTGGGGCAGACAGAGAGGAGACCCGGGTGGTGAACAGTGACTACACCCAGTTTGCCCTGATGCTGTCCCAGAGACACACGAGCAACCTGGCCATCCTCAGGATCAGTCTGCTGG GCAGGAACTGGTTGCTGCCTCCCGGGACACTGGACCAGTTTGTCTGCCTGAGCAGAGCTCAGGGCCTCTCGGATGACAACATTGTCTTCCCAGATGTGACCG ACTGGTCACCCCATGCCAGCGTCTGTTGA
- the LCN12 gene encoding epididymal-specific lipocalin-12 isoform X1: protein MRLPCGLWLWLSLLKVLQGQTPRPPPLPPPMQSFQGNQFQGEWFVLGLAGNSFRPEHRALLNPFTATFELSDNGRFEVWNAMTRGRHCDTWSYVLIPAAQPGQFTVDHGVEPGADREETRVVNSDYTQFALMLSQRHTSNLAILRISLLGRNWLLPPGTLDQFVCLSRAQGLSDDNIVFPDVTGNVARLRAYWALGTGPAGVSLVDPRGAGLSVCPGSSVPACTQGSQGSWVPALNPGSEPPPPAPGPLSRATSSHPGSPVPGHLLPPRVPCPGPPPPAPGPLSRATSSCPGSPVPGHLLPSPIPAHKELGLIPGGALDLSSLPWVAAPAWPLREPQPPRPDSSCGRARSA from the exons ATGAGGCTGCCATGTGGCTTGTGGCTATGGCTTTCCTTGCTGAAAGTCCTGCAGGGCCAGACCCCAAGACCCCCGCCACTCCCGCCCCCGATGCAGAGCTTCCAAGGAAACCAG TTCCAGGGGGAATGGTTTGTCCTGGGCCTGGCGGGCAACAGCTTCAGGCCGGAGCACAGGGCGCTGCTGAACCCTTTTACCGCAACTTTCGAGCTAAGTGACAATGGCCGCTTTGAAGTGTGGAATGCCATGACTCG AGGCCGGCACTGTGACACGTGGTCTTATGTGCTGATACCGGCAGCCCAGCCCGGGCAGTTCACGGTGGACCACGGTGTGG AGCCTGGGGCAGACAGAGAGGAGACCCGGGTGGTGAACAGTGACTACACCCAGTTTGCCCTGATGCTGTCCCAGAGACACACGAGCAACCTGGCCATCCTCAGGATCAGTCTGCTGG GCAGGAACTGGTTGCTGCCTCCCGGGACACTGGACCAGTTTGTCTGCCTGAGCAGAGCTCAGGGCCTCTCGGATGACAACATTGTCTTCCCAGATGTGACCGGTAACGTGGCTCGCCTGCGGGCATACTGGGCCTTAGGCACAGGGCCTGCAGGAGTGAGTTTGGTTGACCCTAGAGGGGCTGGACTCAGTGTCTGCCCAGGGAGCTCAGTCCCAGCCTGCACTCAGGGGTCTCAAGGCTCCTGGGTCCCTGCCCTCAACCCAGGCTCTGAGCCACCTCCTCCCGCCCCGGGTCCCCTGTCCCGGGCCACCTCCTCCCACCCCGGGTCCCCTGTCCCGGGCCACCTCCTCCCGCCCCGGGTCCCCTGTCCCGGGCCACCTCCTCCCGCCCCGGGTCCCCTGTCCCGGGCCACCTCCTCATGCCCCGGGTCCCCTGTCCCGGGCCACCTCCTCCCTTCACCTATCCCTGCTCACAAGGAGCTTGGACTCATCCCAGGAGGTGCCCTGGACCTCAGCAGCCTGCCCTGGGTggcagccccagcctggccactCAGAGAGCCCCAGCCCCCAAGGCCTGACTCTTCCTGTGGGAGGGCGAGGTCAGCCTga
- the LCN12 gene encoding epididymal-specific lipocalin-12 isoform X3, with protein MKRGVSGSPAHGHFLLAVPVGPTAARMRLPCGLWLWLSLLKVLQGQTPRPPPLPPPMQSFQGNQFQGEWFVLGLAGNSFRPEHRALLNPFTATFELSDNGRFEVWNAMTRGRHCDTWSYVLIPAAQPGQFTVDHGVEPGADREETRVVNSDYTQFALMLSQRHTSNLAILRISLLGRNWLLPPGTLDQFVCLSRAQGLSDDNIVFPDVTDWSPHASVC; from the exons ATGAAGAGGGGGGTCTCTGGGTCACCTGCCCATGGCCACTTCCTTCTCGCTGTCCCCGTAGGCCCAACAGCTGCCAGGATGAGGCTGCCATGTGGCTTGTGGCTATGGCTTTCCTTGCTGAAAGTCCTGCAGGGCCAGACCCCAAGACCCCCGCCACTCCCGCCCCCGATGCAGAGCTTCCAAGGAAACCAG TTCCAGGGGGAATGGTTTGTCCTGGGCCTGGCGGGCAACAGCTTCAGGCCGGAGCACAGGGCGCTGCTGAACCCTTTTACCGCAACTTTCGAGCTAAGTGACAATGGCCGCTTTGAAGTGTGGAATGCCATGACTCG AGGCCGGCACTGTGACACGTGGTCTTATGTGCTGATACCGGCAGCCCAGCCCGGGCAGTTCACGGTGGACCACGGTGTGG AGCCTGGGGCAGACAGAGAGGAGACCCGGGTGGTGAACAGTGACTACACCCAGTTTGCCCTGATGCTGTCCCAGAGACACACGAGCAACCTGGCCATCCTCAGGATCAGTCTGCTGG GCAGGAACTGGTTGCTGCCTCCCGGGACACTGGACCAGTTTGTCTGCCTGAGCAGAGCTCAGGGCCTCTCGGATGACAACATTGTCTTCCCAGATGTGACCG ACTGGTCACCCCATGCCAGCGTCTGTTGA